A stretch of DNA from Anabrus simplex isolate iqAnaSimp1 chromosome 12, ASM4041472v1, whole genome shotgun sequence:
cagcaagatatagtagatatcttggattctggaggtcaaatggactgtatcgcaattgacctgtctaaagcatttgatagggtggatcatgggagactactggcaaaaatgagtgcaactggactagacaaaagagtgattaaatgggttgctatatttctagaaaatagatctcagagaattagagtaggtgaagctttatctgaccctgtaataattaagaggggaattcctcaaggcagtattatcggaccattatgttttcttatatatataaacgatatgagtaaaggagtggaatcggaggtaaggctttttgcggatgatgttattctctatagagtgataaataagttacaagattgtgagcaactgcagcgtgacctcgaaaatgttgtgaggtggacagcaggcaatggtatgttgataaacggggttaaaagtcaggttgtgagtttcacaaataggaaaagtcctctcagttttaattactgcattgatggggtgaaagttccttttggggatcattgtaagtatctaggtgttaatgtaaggaaagatcttcattggggtaatcacataaatcacataaatgggattgtaaataaagggtacagatctctgcacatggttatgagggtgtttaggggttgtagtaaggatgtaaaggagagtgcatataagtatctggtaagaccccaactagagtatggttccagtgtatggcaccctcaccaggattacctgattcaagaactggaaaaaatccaaagaaaagcagctagatttgttctgggtgatttccgacaaaagagtagcgttacaaaaatgttgctaagtttgggttgggaagaattgagagaaaaaagaagagctgctcgactaagtggtatgttccgagctgtcagcggagagatggcgtggaatgacattagtagacgaataagtttgagtggcgtttataaaagtaggaaagatcacaatatgaagataaagttggaattcaagaggacaaactggggcaaatattcatttataggaaggggagttagggattggaataacttaccaagggagatgttcaataaatttccaatttctttgaaatcatttaggaaaaggctaggaaagcaacagatagggaatctgccacctgggcgactgccctaaatgcagatcagtattgattgattgattgattgtcatcagcccctaatgaataggttagaatggaaacgtaTTTGAATAAGGTGCAAGTGTAATCTAGCCACTGTACACTTATGCCGGTGACTTGtgtaaattttaggggttctgagagTTCAGATCGCAGAACCATcatgcgggtagaagacacttgcgccttggttaaatatgtTTGCATTCTCACTTATTCGTACCTATAGTTCCCATCTCTCTTTATAAGAGTGTTCAAGTTCTACCAAGTCCTTTGTAGATCCAGAAAATGCCTTCTTCGGATTGTCTGTTTTGCATCACTATAATTACGGGGAAGACTGGATGCCCCTTTTATGAAGTGAAGAATAACACTATCCAAGATTGGTTCGGACTCTGTTCAGGGCAGCCCAGGTTCTGCGTGGTAGATCAATCTCCTCTGGAGGGTGTTGGGCATTAATATCGCGAGTGCCACAGTGGGCACCGAAAACTACTTTTGGATTTCCCACTAGGTCATGGGAGAGATGGAGGTTACACTGACAATACCGAATATCTGGCAGCTCCCCTTTGGTTATGACTTACGCACCAGGCTTCAAAATGACATATTCCAGTATGATAACATTTATTTTACATGGGTGTTCACTGGCTCAATGTTGAATAAGTGACTTAAATTGAGCGCCAAAGAAAAATGATGAAATTTTGCTCTGTGAGCCAAAACTTAATTTTTAGTCTACTGGGTTTCCACCACATACttaaataaaaattgaatgtaAAAAACGAGAATAAAGTAAAAAATACAACGCGTCATTGACAGAGCCAGGGCGGGGAGCACGGCATGGCACAAGGTCAAcggactgactagccagctggactcataCCAACGTTAGAACAATGGTTTTGGAACTACTCACATTCTATGCCAGAGTGGAgagcagtgaggacttcattagcgtaagttccaaatttcaagtttttaaggatataaacagaaatattttgagtgtgatttgacagaatctgatgatgtttcttcaagagcgaaacatgtcattgtattttaattatgctgtttctttttcaggtataattctgttaccatatgtttatttatttatttattcaaaataagttttggcagactgaagaacctaatagttataaattgactgagtcaaaactgaaaaacagatggcttcagatattacaaatttaaaGGCTAATCACTACagccggaagttaggcaaaatgcccttTTTATCTCAGTGAATATACCGAAGTGTCACagagagacaaacatgtttccgtatgTTTGGGAATGGTAGgtccagttattattttgcctctTTTAGCTTCTGGAGCCTATCTGATAGTTTAATGTATTTTTTTTGCCTGTTTTATTATTGCTACTGgctttaataccaatataaatgatccgttattggacattatacgtcgcaccaacacatatacgtcttatggcgacgatgggacagcaaaggccgaggagttggaaggaaacggccgtggccttaaggtaaagccccagtatttacctggtgtgaaaatgggaaaccacggaaaaccatcttcagggctgccgacaatgggattcgaatccattacctccttgatgcaagctcacagccgcgcgcctctaaccgcacggtttGCCTCTTTTAAGTTGTTGCGGATATTtactgctgttatttatgtatcaATGGGAAGAAAAAAAATACAAATCCAATGAACTGTATTAATAaggaaaaatttaattttaatttaatacataaaaaataacaattacataaacaatattttcatattacacaaagcTCTACcgaaaactccacaagccaaatggctgagagggttgccaggtcccgtccttgctacgtaaaattatgtgctgtggagattattgttttaagaagaagaacaatttggTGACcttcctctactaacactaatcagaaggaaaatggaagaggtccgatactttgaaaaatgaaagtattggcaaaagaaaggaagGGACCATGAAGAACgcgagaatgaaagactccctaggactcgcaaatctgacaagtaagtggaagcactgccacACTCAGCTTGGggaactgtggtcgccaacccacactcccaagttgagaggccttggtccctcttttagtcgcctcctcttagacagacaggggataccattgaCGTTatctatcatccccacccacagggggatgtaagattatgtactaaaatgtgatgcagatgtgtgttacgtagattacgttaaagcatctttattattttagtgcccattttcgtcattataaatgcctattttaattattttactgcctgtttcctaaatgttaagtgcttaggtaaaactttacttcccgcagcccaacgtttataacattatagggaagtgaaaataatgtaaatcttacttggaattccttttagaggagagatgtgttcattgccatgtctaggaacccaccagcccgccccgagaaatatatttacttttataacctaataaagagcagtagccgccatcgtccatgcctcaagtagtttcttgcattctcattggtcatggtgaacggaatgagacgtcattgccatcaatgctgataaatacattgtgtTACCAatcccggctgaataaaagcacaaacaaaaaaacaccatgtaaaattacaatgcggctttaaccgtccggaccaacggtcttgtccaggtcttatcctaatcgtccgcacggcaagaaccagtccagaccaatcgtgtttccacatgaaactagaggcgtagggccgcttcgctgcttctaaccgtccagaccaatggccttgtccacggcaagaatcctaaccgtccagaccaatcgtcttgtccacggcaagaatcctaaccgtccagaccaatcgttttgtccacggcaagaatcctaaccgtccagaccaatcgtgttttcacatgaaactaggggcccaaggccgcttcgcggcttctaactgtccagaccaatggtcttgtccacggcaagaatcctaaccgtccagaccaatcgtcttgccaccagctatcgaagcacctcactcattagttcctccgtacagaggttggcagctctgagcatagcttcacaacatccttcccgagaaggccgcgagcgtgtaaacaaatgacagtcgttccgcgcgcaactgaatgtagcgagtgctgggctgcgagaagtaaagcattgatagtgcttatttgcctgcctattttagcagtAATAAATGCCTGAACTTGCAGGCTCAATTAATCACTTCAAAATCTCAAAATAAACAGAAGCagagaaatccaagaattaaaagtaTTGCATTATAAAAAGAGGTGAaattgcaacaccactccattccactgtgagaTTTGCAGCCATCGAAGTCATTTGGAATCCTTGGAAACTCTAAATGCAGTCTATGGTGAAACTTCAGGACAGTCATCATATGCTCCTGGATCACAGCTTAAAAACCCGGAAAATACAGACACGATTTaactgattgggaatctgccacctaggcgacagctCTATATGCAGATCAATAATGATCGTTTGACTGAAGTGAACCAAGAACATCTTGCAGGAGATTTCACAGTAAACATGAACACAACTGAAAGGCAATGGGGGAACGTTTGGGAATCTCAACCTACATCAGGGCAGAAGAAGGACCATTTAATTGGTTACTTGGTAGAACATTTGTTCAAATACTGCCAGCCCTGGGAAGAACGTATCTACCACTTTCTAGTCTGATCCAGCACATTGCATCTCCCGTGCCAATAAAGGTAAGCCATTGATCATTAAATCATATTTCGTCCAGTGTCCAGGGCAATCTCTGTCATGTAAACAACAGTATGTAGCTCCTTTGGGTtcacactccctttgagaggcttTCATCTAAGGCTGCAGTGCATatactgtctgcacggcaagaaaagagtAATTCAGTAGCTCAAACCTATCTTTTGTGTTTGCTATTCAGTAGCTGTTGATAAAATGCCAGCATTAGCAAGCCTGTTAAGCACATTGTGAGGGCATCACAGCTGCCACCATGTTGGATACCTAATCTACAAGTTATTTAGTGGAATAGGAAACAAAGCTTTACCCTTTCATCGTGTCTGGTCACAGGTCCAACACACTGGGTAAAAATAAAGcctgttgctcatggtaaaattttctgtcaaatttattgtacaataatttaattttataaaatttctgttgctcacggtcaaattcaagttttataaaacttttcgtaaaataggacgttctattccgtaaaattaattttatgaaacgaaccaatcagctaAGCTGACATGATGAtattggcgctacgtcgtgagaagattgtgaagcttgattgtaaacaaacacttctttctaaaatggcaggatccgggtgacctaaagaagctgttagtgttttactggacgaataccaaaAATATCCttatttgtacgaagttaaaacgccactttaccacaacagaaatgcaagaataggggcagaaaacacaattgccgaattcttatatgaatgctggtcttctaacctcaactaattttcgaccaaggacagcaatcctctacctttttctcttcttttgatccaacccaagtccagcatttcctggcatttcttttcttcctttttaccactgtacaacatataattgcagctaaagcagcaagttttgctttgtttgttggagcaatattctcaaacacactgtaagttgaacagctgattcttggtttaaaagtttattgaGAGATGGCAGCACATGCACATCCTAGTTCAAGAGTGAGTTCATAGATAGCCATCCTGATGCTtaaacggattttataaaataattttaccgtgagcaacacaacttttcaccaaatttttataaaattaattgtacaacaaattttacgaaacattttaccgtgagcaatacgCTTAAGTCTGTCTACACCAAAGATTTTATCACAGGATACTGGAGGCTtgtgagatcaatcaatcaatcaatcaatcaatcaatcaatcaatcaatcaatgaatgaatgaatcaatcatttAGCATGGTTATAAATCTCTTACTTCTATCACCCATGAACGTACTGCTTCAATCCTTCAAAACAAAAGTTGTTTCTACTTCAATAGTGACAATGAATGAGCAACTGTAATTGATCCGTAAATAGATAGCATCCTACTGTCTGTGTACATCCTATTGAACTGACAGATACAGATAAGGAATTGGGGTACCTGGTGAATGAAGATACTGCCAGTACAATTCAACTACAGAAATCCTCTTTAGTCTTATGGTTAATAAAAAATGTAGAATTTCTTTCTGCTAGTGACTTACAGTTCGTTCCGAATGTAGTCCATTCGTTTCGCAACGTTCTGCTTCGCTTCTTCGAGATCTTGCTTAATCAGCACAGGACCTATTAGTTTATACACTTCTGCTCCACCTTTCATGAGATCGAGCTCCTGAAAATATATCACaagttaataataaaacaaaattgataaCAATAACTGGCACAATGATTATGAAGTAatggctggcaataataataatacccgaaATGACAACCGCGTGCGTCCATAACCCAAAGGATAAAATATGATTAGGCCTACTATTTAAGCAGCGGCATCATAATAATTACCTGCTTCACGGCAGTATTTTCATTCAACTGGCCATCGAGTGTCTGTCTTTGCTGGAGTGCTTTGTGGTATTCTACGAAGAAATATGAAATCAACGTTCAGTAAATATGCACTTACGACAATAGGAAGAAAACAGCTACCGGTATGTATGTTTCACTTACCCTTTTGTACAACCTTAAATTTATCAACTTCCTGCTGAAGAAGATTTTGGAGTTGACTCTGCCCTTCATCTCCCATATTTGACTTTTAAACGCACAAGATTTCCTCCAACACAACCACAAATGCCTCTTCGTCCACTTTCTCGACTTCGAAGTTAACAGTATGCGGCTAATTTGTGGCATTTGTCAGGCAATTTTGTCCAGGAGTAAATTTTGTGCAGCAATACCAACCTTGGTGTTCTGTGCTTTTATTCCATGTTCACCAacctttctcttatatgatccttgtcaCCAACGTTATAACAACTGTATTTGGTTATAACCAACCAACCACATCAGGGTTTGCGACTTTTCTTCCGCACTTGTATACAGGAAAGTTTATCTTATATCTTACATTCGTATTTGTACAATTTTTATcattttgaaggtattcaaatgtGGCGAAGTCCGGTTTGTACACATttaatcaagactaaaataaagGAAACAAGATTAGGTTATGTGAGTAACTTTACCTTATCTTTTGCTGTCATTTATAATATTTGCCTGATATAGCGGTTCAGTTTGATATTTGACTGcgttattctaatatttaaaacaAATTGCTCTGAAGAGACACTAATTCAAGCTAACTTAAATCTAATTAAGGGCTAACATATCTCAGCTTAAACATATTTATTGGTAAAACTAAATATTATTCTCCCACAATCTGTGTTAAATTAGTGTGTGTGTGATATGGGATTTCGAAAAACAGATAGTGAAATTATTTGTTGGTCGTTTTTATGTTAGAGGCTTTGTACACCTTTGGCCGCTAGTCCTGTGCTTTTGTAACTCCCTGATTGTTTTTGGATTTGTTATGTGTATCTCTGTAGCCAGGCCTGTTATCCTACAGTAGTGGCGTGCTGGAACAATAGCCGCAATCTACTGAGGAAGTTTAAATGTATTTCTGTGTTGTGAAAAACCAATTTATTAAGCTTGTTCTTCCATAAAGTTGCAAAGCAGCCTAGTTGACTTTGTCACCGTGTAACATTACAGTATTTCTATGTATACCATGTTCTTTGTATACGGTATTCCATATTATCCTTGTTCTCGCATTTTGTTGAAGACTGTATATTTGCTGGAACCTTCACGTGACTGAAGTGGGTAAAAACTGGCTTCGGCATGTAGATCCCAATTTTCTAAAAGTCTGATCATAGATTTATTTATAGTTGTAGCAAATGCTGGTCTTAACGGAAACTTCAACCTTGACGTACAGAATACTATGTTTGAGTTGGTTGGTATCAGGTTTATTTTTGGCATGAAAATGGTATTGCCTCTTCCAAGCTCTGTAAAAACTTCCAGCTCAATCCTGCCAACCATCAGGCAATCAAGTGATTCTCCCACCCGCTCGGCCGTCTCAAGGCCTCCGCCCAGCCTTTGAATTCAATCAGTCATTCACCATATATCTGCatatagggctgtcacccaggtgtcagattccctgtcAGATTGAacttacctggtcttttcttaaaggCTTTCAGACAAGTTGGAAAATTAtcaaacatctcccatggtaaattattccaatccctaattcctctttctataaattaatatttgccccaatttttcctcttgatccCCAACTtaatcatattatgatctttcctacttttaaaaactgcaTTCAAGgtcatttgtctactaatgttatcTATACCATCTGTCTGCTGGCAGCTCGGAACACACCGTTTACATGTAAtgaatctcataatggaaccgtattgaagTTGAtatattaaacatacatacatacatacattatcattatagactgttatgcctttcagcgttcagtctgcaagcctctgtgaatttactaaacgtcgccacaatccttgatttgccactagtgttgtggcctcatttacttctatacctcttatctttaaatcgttggaaactgagtctaaccatcgtcgtcttggtctacctctacttctcttaccctccataacagagtccattattctcctaggtaacctatcctcctccattcgcctcacatgaccccaccaccaaagccggtttatgtgtacagcttcatccatagagttcattcctaaattagcctttatctcctaattctgagtaccctcctgccattgttcccacctgtttgtaccagcaatcattcttactactttcatgtctgttacttctaacttatgaataagatatcctgagtccacccaacttttgctcccgtaaagcaaagttggtctgagaacagaccgatctaaagatagtttcgtctgggagctgacttccttctttgatatattaaaattataaaatattatttacaaccacgtattcaatacattacaatatactcaTTGGATTATACTATAATCATCAAGTATCCTATcctaaataatgggacatgtttcgttcggcatagtgaacatcatcagccattaatacaCAAAGACTAGatcagggccctgagtttaaaaATGATCAAATTGTATCCTCATATCAAAAGAGTAACTGTGTCGTAATAAAAGAGTGATCATCAATGATCAATACAATATAAAGAACAGACTTGAGATTGTGACAAAATATGTGCAAAATAAAAACAAGTATTTATCGTGAAATGCTTTAACAATAAACAATCTGTAAAATAAAAAcgatcatggggttgttaaagtaagaCAATAGGCGTTGTGGAATTAAAATGTACATCAATGCATGAAGTGTGgattaattaaaactgtgaggtTGGAATTCCTTCAAATTGATTAAAAACAAAAGTTAAAGTAGGGTTCGTTGAATCATCGCGTGGCCAAGTTGAACCAGTCAAAAAGCACATAACAGCAATATAGACTAAGGTTTATGTATGACGTGAACACCAATGTTTGTGAATTCCATAGGAGAGACACAATCTTGATACCACAGGAGTTCAAGTTGAGCTGGTCAATAAGCACTGGTAGCAATAAGACTGGGAAACAATATGTGACGTGGAACACCAAAATGTGGACTCGTTATAAATTAATAACAATCTTGAACATAGGGAGAGTTCTAGCAATCCTTAGGTGAAAGAGAGCAGATTATGGCGCGTATTGGAGTTTGAAATCCCTGGAGCTGGTATGAGGTGTCCGCCAGcattggctgcgtgaagcaaattatcacatgggctaaaaataatagagaaagtcatagacaaaagataatagaaacacagtaagaggaagaacaatatggctttactccaaatagatcaacaatacaGTACGAATGATAATCGAAAAACATATTTGTAATTTTGGATTTGgtaaaagcttatgatacagttaagagaaaatatGTATGGgaaaccaaaatcattaattaacaagataaaaatgttggatcatgagagtaaaagcattGTACAAATGGGGAGtgatgactctgaaacattttatacaaaaaaaggtctcaagccaGGGGAAAcctgactcttcttcttcttctgtggggACAGTGGAGAGTGAACCACTCATTATCGCGGATTGTGATGAAGACATACAGAACACTGCCAAAGATGGTGGAAAATGGCAGGTAGTAGGTGGAAGGAAGGCCAAACAACTGTCCTAATTTCGTTGCATTACCCATCTacacagtggtactaattgcaGTTCCACTAAAATAATTACATTTGTCGACAAAATGACTTAAGCCAACTGATATCCATCTCCGCGGTgaccatagtctgtctacaggaatctcgtttgaaacCTGGACATCACATGACTGTGAGAGGATATCGATTGGATGGCAGGGTGAATAGGGTCGTTTATACCTTAATgtgctccgacatcttcagcgacaAAGTAGCGCTATGCACTCGGCTAGAAGCAGTTGCAGTTCGCGCTCCGATGACAGTAATGACAGTGGTTTGCAATGTGTACTTTCCACTGGACTAGGCTACAATCTTCAAATGCATGAACTCCAAAATTTGATCAGTTACCTCCTCCTTTTCTGTTCCTGGGAGATGTGAATGCCCGTAACACTCTCTGGGGTTTTCTGTCTTCCTGTGTTAGGGGGAGGATTCTTAAGCGATTGATGAACCAGTCTGATCTTTGCGTGACACAGGGGGACTAatacatttcagcagcgcacattcTCCCACCTGGATGTCACCTTATGCAGCCGTATGCTAGTTCCCCTGTTATGGTGGCATGTAcatgacctctgtgacagtgaccacttcccgatacttctcacactcttgaatcaaagacagtccaaaGTACCCAAACGCTGGTTACTtcagcgggcaaattggccagaattttcgaaaTGCATGGTGatggccgatgatatgctggagtctctTGATGACCACGTTTCtcccattactactggaattctggctggtgcagaggaaacaattccttcctcgtccagtATCCCTTGCttgaaacaggtcccatggtggaccgaCTAAATTGCAGGTGCCATACATGATCATCGACgtgcttttaagcattatcgtcagaATCCTATGATGGCCAGTCATATTCAATTTAAGCATCTGCATGATAAGGCCCATTTTTTGATTTGGGAAAGTAAGAAAGTTATGTGTGAAAAGTATGTGTATTCCATgatggcacatactccgtcatcacaagtgttgACAAAACTCCGCCGTAATGTCAGAGTCCAGACCAATCTACCAGTatccggaatctccattaatggagacatAATTATAATTCCTTCAGTCATTGCGGATCATATTGCATCACATTTTGCAGATGCATCCAACTCTGGGGGGAATGATCATGCATTCCTGCATGTTCAGCGCAAGGCAGAAGCACACCATCTCTCCTTCATCTCTTGTGTTTTGTATTCGTATAATGTGCCTTTCACTAAGTGGGGGCTCTCCCTGTAGGGGGGAGCAGTAGAATTAACACCCGCGGTAACCCTTGCCTgtagtaataatgataatgttatttgctttacgtcccactaactactttttatggtttttggagacgccgaggtggcggaatttagtcccgcaggagttcttttacgtgccagtaaatctactgacatgaggctgacgtatttgagcaccttcaaattccaccagactgagccaagatcaaacctgccaagttggggtcaaaaggccagcgcctcaaccatccgagccgCTCAGCCTTTCTTGCCTGTAGTATGAgggactaaaaggagccccaggggctcttaacttggaggcGTGGGTTGGCTGCCActgggccattagctgagtcttggcattgtttctacttactttcgaccaataccttaattttttgaagtgttggatcatTTCCATATTTTCCCcgtgattaatgttaatagaggatggttgcccagttgtacttcctcttaaaacagtaatcaccaccaccaccacctcacggaGTGGGAATTGCGAAGTGCACTCGCGCTGTGCAGGGACACGGCTTCTGGACCGTACGAAATCCAGAAtaaaatgcttaagcatttgagtgaccgatgtctcaaggatatcctcaccctttTCAACAGTACATGGACtaagggagtgtttccatctcagtggcatgagggaattgtaataccaaatGCCCAGCTAGGTAAAGACCAACACGTCTTACAAATGGCCcctgtaagctatttgagaggatggtcaaCCAGCaacttgtgtgggccatggaaaaagAAAGTCTATTGACTAACTACCAGTGCGGTTATTGTTCTCATTGGTCTGCCACCGATCATTTGGTCAAACTGGAGTGCGCCATTCAGGAGGCCCTTCTCCCGAAGGAACACCTAGTCACCGTGTTTTTTGACCTTGaaaaagcttacgacactacctgacggatgggattctctccacactacaccagtggggattccGGGAAAATTTACCAATGTTTATTGAGGACTTCCTGTCTCTCTGGCTCTTTGAAGTCCAAGTAGGAAATGCATTTTTTCAAtattacatttaagaaaatggaaTACAACAGGGATCTGTCCTGAGTGTCGCGCTGTTCACAATCGTAATCAATGGCATAGTTGCCCCTGCTGGTCTTGCAGTCGTTCCATCTCTGTATGTATATGATTTACCTCTAAATTACAGCTCCAGAAGGGTGAGGTTTGCTGAGAGACAACTACAGCAAACTAATAACCGAATCAAAAGTTGGGGTCTGcaacatggtttttgattttcagcaGCAAAATCCTCAATTGTACACTTTTGTCGACATTGGCTTGTGCATCATGAACCAGAGCTCTGCTTTCGAAATGCCTGCaggttcctgggtctccattttgataagagactaatgttttattctagcccaacctgCCTCGTTGTTTTCAACCTCTTTGCttgggatgtctttctgccattaaactagcccacTGAATGCGCAGTTGTGCATGGTGTGTTATGAATGAAGTTGTGA
This window harbors:
- the Pfdn6 gene encoding prefoldin subunit 6, with the translated sequence MGDEGQSQLQNLLQQEVDKFKVVQKEYHKALQQRQTLDGQLNENTAVKQELDLMKGGAEVYKLIGPVLIKQDLEEAKQNVAKRMDYIRNELKRMDEMIVQLDKKQETHRETLNKLQQQFQQMQVKV